The following are encoded together in the Kribbella voronezhensis genome:
- a CDS encoding TIGR02391 family protein — MNYEWMRERLETFEKVLLAYDNRDLRADSSKEIGAAISTTLPTIRQIVKQLDPALPPRITEPQAYVGVHPTLRAVREALGILRDQELWALNLAPEAPSLVADQFHPHVWPAASALWDTGQYRVAVGQAAVSLSAHIAQKAASPLTERELVAQLFSPAEPTGHQVRLHYPGDRTSKTWRSRQEGLHLLAQGAFAGIRNVATHTDDEWTEQVGLEHVAVLSVVARWADETEVVRP, encoded by the coding sequence GTGAACTACGAATGGATGCGTGAGCGTCTTGAGACCTTCGAGAAAGTTCTCTTGGCCTATGACAACCGTGACCTTCGAGCGGATAGCTCCAAGGAGATAGGCGCCGCGATCTCCACCACCCTGCCAACGATCCGTCAGATCGTAAAGCAATTGGATCCCGCCCTTCCCCCGCGCATCACTGAACCTCAGGCGTACGTGGGTGTACACCCGACTCTGCGCGCTGTCCGCGAGGCGCTCGGCATCCTCCGAGATCAAGAGCTGTGGGCACTCAATCTAGCGCCAGAAGCACCATCGCTAGTTGCGGATCAGTTCCATCCGCATGTCTGGCCCGCTGCCTCTGCCTTATGGGACACGGGTCAGTACCGTGTCGCGGTTGGCCAGGCCGCGGTTTCGCTATCGGCTCACATCGCCCAGAAGGCTGCATCCCCCCTGACTGAACGCGAGCTTGTCGCCCAACTGTTCTCGCCAGCGGAACCAACGGGCCATCAGGTGCGGCTTCATTACCCCGGCGACAGGACCTCGAAGACCTGGCGGTCTCGGCAGGAAGGTTTGCACCTCCTCGCACAGGGCGCGTTCGCGGGTATCCGAAACGTCGCCACACACACGGACGACGAATGGACAGAACAGGTCGGCCTTGAGCACGTGGCCGTCTTGTCGGTGGTCGCTAGATGGGCCGACGAGACCGAGGTTGTTCGGCCGTAA
- a CDS encoding AAA family ATPase has product MEIVRVGFRTLRSLYDVACDLDHFTVITGPNGSGKTNLVSAINLVGEIYRHGLEIAVSRAGGYDNLAHRRSRRATRPISIEVVAKLTAGEFGFTETESRGTTVPRDMEFEISHSFSFKTSSQSVLADYAVVEETITITNEDRLWLIVFRDGQGRVSYDYSPPSRFRRDEAVSRMFRPFSSDRAIKNIVERETPSSSLIFDAPLYLSGILRIFISRLARMRIFQISPSSVRAPGVATPNSELERYGENLPGASVWMKQKDPRAWAQVENLMRSIFPALESIDIAYTEDRRLVLQFKERDVQRNWSSSDLSDGTMQALALFVALYDRRTPLLVIEEPENSVHPWILRQFIDLCREAPKQIVLTTHSPVLLDYVSPNCIRLMTIGSGRSSLRRLLDYAPQVRDLIKEGEMTAFDVYDSGLIPDAMPLGFGPSTDEDE; this is encoded by the coding sequence ATGGAGATTGTTCGTGTCGGATTTAGAACCCTGCGCTCCCTCTACGACGTCGCCTGCGACTTGGACCACTTCACCGTCATTACTGGCCCAAACGGTTCAGGCAAAACGAATCTCGTGAGTGCGATCAACCTTGTCGGCGAGATTTACCGCCACGGCTTGGAGATTGCCGTGAGTCGGGCTGGCGGATACGACAACCTCGCGCATCGGCGTAGCAGGCGGGCAACTCGGCCTATCAGTATCGAAGTCGTAGCAAAGCTGACCGCCGGCGAATTCGGCTTTACCGAGACAGAGTCGCGCGGAACAACCGTACCCAGAGATATGGAGTTTGAGATTTCACACTCCTTCTCTTTCAAGACTTCCAGCCAATCCGTCCTGGCTGACTACGCGGTCGTCGAAGAGACAATCACTATAACCAATGAAGACCGCTTGTGGTTGATAGTTTTCAGGGACGGACAAGGGCGTGTTAGCTACGACTATTCACCCCCCTCCCGGTTTAGACGGGACGAGGCAGTGAGCCGGATGTTTCGCCCATTCAGCAGTGACCGCGCAATCAAAAATATTGTGGAGCGCGAAACGCCTAGCAGCTCACTAATCTTCGATGCGCCATTATATCTATCGGGCATACTACGAATATTCATCAGCAGACTAGCGCGGATGCGGATCTTCCAGATATCACCATCAAGCGTCAGGGCGCCCGGCGTTGCGACCCCAAACTCGGAACTTGAACGCTATGGAGAAAACCTGCCTGGAGCGTCCGTATGGATGAAGCAGAAGGACCCACGAGCATGGGCGCAAGTTGAGAACTTAATGCGCTCAATTTTCCCCGCCCTGGAATCAATAGATATCGCCTACACCGAGGATAGGCGCCTGGTTCTCCAGTTCAAGGAACGAGATGTTCAACGCAATTGGAGTAGCAGCGACCTGTCGGATGGAACCATGCAGGCGTTAGCCTTGTTTGTCGCGCTTTATGATCGCCGAACTCCTCTACTCGTTATCGAGGAACCTGAGAACTCCGTTCACCCGTGGATACTCAGACAGTTCATCGACCTTTGCCGTGAGGCGCCAAAGCAGATTGTCCTCACCACGCATTCGCCAGTATTGCTTGATTATGTGTCGCCGAATTGCATCCGCCTGATGACGATAGGCAGCGGACGCAGCTCGCTGCGGAGACTGTTGGACTACGCGCCGCAAGTGAGGGACTTGATCAAGGAAGGCGAGATGACGGCCTTCGACGTCTACGACAGCGGCCTAATACCCGATGCCATGCCTCTGGGCTTCGGACCCAGCACGGACGAAGATGAGTAG
- a CDS encoding DUF4276 family protein, giving the protein MPCLWASDPARTKMSRSKRLAVITEGDSEYGSLAYLYPQLRARTGNIFLSPLRLSVTPDAHPRIIIRECRKLLMIAKNVKRADLALVLLDREQKDDCPGAIATALQIVLQNSGAILDTHFILKDRAFENWLIADLDALKAQPARFDVTQAHRRKVEPNRADKVDGYKLMNDMMAGGFTYQKVKDSDRICRKMSVARAALHSRSLRHFLHMAGDEQYSIDCRRPASV; this is encoded by the coding sequence ATGCCATGCCTCTGGGCTTCGGACCCAGCACGGACGAAGATGAGTAGGAGCAAACGCCTCGCCGTAATCACGGAAGGCGACAGCGAATATGGCAGTCTCGCTTATCTATATCCCCAACTGAGGGCGCGTACTGGGAATATATTCTTGAGTCCGCTTAGACTCTCGGTCACACCAGACGCTCACCCGAGAATCATCATCCGCGAGTGCAGGAAATTGCTGATGATCGCTAAGAATGTGAAGCGCGCCGACCTCGCTCTAGTATTACTGGATAGAGAACAGAAGGACGATTGCCCTGGTGCGATCGCCACCGCTCTTCAAATCGTCCTGCAGAATTCTGGCGCAATACTTGACACCCATTTCATACTTAAAGACCGCGCGTTCGAGAACTGGCTTATCGCAGATCTCGACGCGCTGAAGGCCCAACCTGCACGGTTCGACGTTACACAAGCACACCGAAGAAAGGTGGAACCGAATCGCGCCGACAAGGTCGACGGCTACAAGCTAATGAACGATATGATGGCCGGGGGATTCACTTACCAGAAGGTGAAAGATAGCGACCGAATATGCCGCAAAATGAGCGTCGCGAGAGCCGCGCTCCACAGCCGAAGCCTGCGGCATTTCCTTCACATGGCTGGAGATGAACAATATTCCATAGACTGCAGACGACCAGCGTCAGTCTAG